From the Anguilla anguilla isolate fAngAng1 chromosome 8, fAngAng1.pri, whole genome shotgun sequence genome, one window contains:
- the wnt9a gene encoding protein Wnt-9a, translated as MLDGHLLLGWLSFTVIVLLIGLPGPTTAYFGLTGNEPLSILPLSTQPEESTAKAHYKLCDRLKLEKKQRRMCRRDPGVAETLMEAISMSALECQYQFRFERWNCTLEGRYRANLLKRGFKETAFLYAISSAGLTHAMAKACSAGRMERCTCDEAPDLENRKAWQWGGCGDNLKYSNKFVKEFLGKRSNKDLRARVDMHNTNVGMKVIKAGVETTCKCHGVSGSCTVQTCWRQLSPFHEIGKQLKLRYETSLKVGSSTNEATGEGDISQARAQQQPLPGPSDQIPRTTDLLHIEDSPSFCRPSKYSPGTSARKCYKDKNCDAICCGRGHNTQSRVVTRPCQCQVRWCCYVECKQCTQREEVYTCKG; from the exons ACTGACGGGTAATGAGCCCCTGTCCATCCTGCCACTGAGCACGCAGCCTGAGGAGAGCACAGCCAAAGCACACTACAAGCTCTGTGACCGGCTCAAGCTGGAGAAGAAGCAGCGAAGGATGTGCCGGCGGGACCCCGGTGTGGCAGAGACCCTGATGGAGGCCATCAGCATGAGTGCCTTGGAGTGTCAGTACCAATTCCGCTTTGAGAGGTGGAACTGCACCCTGGAGGGGCGCTACCGAGCCAACCTGCTTAAGAGAG GTTTCAAAGAGACGGCGTTCCTGTATGCGATATCCTCAGCAGGCTTGACCCATGCCATGGCCAAGGCCTGCAGTGCGGGGCGGATGGAGCGCTGCACCTGCGACGAGGCCCCCGACCTGGAGAACCGCAAGGCCTGGCAGTGGGGCGGATGTGGGGACAACCTTAAATACAGCAACAAGTTTGTCAAGGAGTTCCTGGGCAAGAGGTCCAATAAGGACCTGCGCGCCCGTGTGGACATGCACAATACAAACGTGGGCATGAAG GTGATCAAGGCCGGAGTGGAGACCACCTGCAAGTGCCACGGCGTGTCAGGGTCCTGCACAGTGCAGACCTGCTGGCGGCAGCTGTCGCCGTTCCACGAGATCGGCAAGCAGCTCAAGCTCCGCTACGAGACGTCCCTCAAGGTGGGCAGCTCCACCAACGAGGCCACGGGCGAGGGGGACATCTCGCAGGCCCGGGCCCAGCAGCAGCCCCTGCCGGGCCCCAGCGACCAGATCCCCCGCACCACGGACCTCCTCCACATCGAGGACTCGCCCAGCTTCTGCCGCCCCAGCAAGTACTCCCCGGGCACGTCCGCCCGCAAGTGCTACAAGGACAAGAACTGCGACGCCATCTGCTGCGGCCGGGGCCACAACACCCAGAGCAGGGTGGTAACCCGGCCCTGCCAGTGCCAAGTGCGCTGGTGCTGCTACGTGGAATGCAAGCagtgcacacagagagaggaggtctATACCTGTAAGGGGTAg